The proteins below come from a single Vicinamibacterales bacterium genomic window:
- a CDS encoding glycosyltransferase family 1 protein, whose product MHIGLNLLHPYPAMGGIWHYIARLLDAGAEPPVGHLSTAFVTTSSRALVPPSPRIRVEDLRIPGLSRSVRVLYENLVLDRQLKAHGCDLVHWFAANLGLVGTVPAVVSVYDLREYDRPGSFSLGKRLYLKMMHRHVASAARHLLPISSTTAGQLALRFGVPDDRMTVIPPIVSDIYFDVDRQEAESYRQRRGLPGHFWLYVSDFRPYKNHAALVDAYAELTRRCRAWPLALRGEGALGMTETLARARQLGVADRVRILDPVPENEMPYLYATASALVFPSLYEGSGMPLLEAQAVGCPILSSSIAALRESAGDAAVWMDADDASSIAAGMERFQADGDRREACAGLGRRRAERWRAPVVANLLWQAYAKAARAAAGPDPRRGVAS is encoded by the coding sequence ATGCACATCGGCTTGAACCTCTTGCATCCGTATCCGGCGATGGGCGGTATCTGGCACTACATCGCCAGGCTCCTCGACGCCGGCGCGGAGCCGCCTGTCGGGCATCTGTCTACTGCCTTCGTCACCACCTCCAGCCGTGCGCTGGTCCCGCCCTCGCCGCGGATTCGCGTGGAAGACCTGCGGATCCCGGGGCTCTCGCGCAGCGTCCGGGTGTTGTATGAGAACCTGGTCCTCGACAGGCAATTGAAGGCACACGGCTGCGATCTGGTACATTGGTTTGCCGCCAACCTGGGTCTCGTCGGTACCGTCCCGGCCGTCGTCAGCGTGTACGATCTCCGGGAGTACGACCGGCCCGGGAGTTTCAGTCTGGGGAAGCGCCTCTACCTGAAGATGATGCACCGTCACGTTGCGAGCGCGGCCCGCCACCTGCTGCCCATTTCCAGCACGACTGCGGGCCAACTCGCGCTGCGTTTCGGCGTGCCGGACGACCGGATGACCGTGATCCCTCCGATCGTCTCTGATATCTACTTCGACGTCGATCGGCAGGAGGCGGAGTCGTATCGCCAGCGGCGCGGACTCCCCGGGCACTTCTGGCTCTACGTCTCCGATTTTCGGCCGTACAAGAACCATGCCGCCCTCGTGGACGCCTATGCGGAGCTGACACGTCGGTGCCGGGCGTGGCCGTTGGCCCTTCGCGGGGAAGGGGCCCTCGGCATGACCGAGACGTTGGCGCGGGCCCGGCAGTTGGGGGTTGCCGACCGCGTTCGGATTCTGGACCCCGTGCCGGAGAACGAGATGCCCTACCTCTACGCGACCGCCTCGGCGCTCGTGTTCCCGTCACTCTACGAAGGGAGCGGAATGCCGCTGCTGGAGGCCCAGGCCGTCGGGTGTCCGATTCTGTCCTCGTCGATCGCGGCCTTGCGGGAATCCGCTGGCGACGCCGCAGTGTGGATGGATGCGGACGACGCGAGTTCGATCGCGGCGGGGATGGAGCGGTTCCAGGCGGACGGCGATCGCCGTGAGGCCTGTGCAGGACTCGGAAGACGCCGTGCCGAGCGGTGGCGGGCGCCTGTGGTCGCGAACCTCCTGTGGCAGGCGTACGCGAAGGCCGCGCGCGCTGCGGCGGGTCCGGATCCCAGGAGAGGCGTGGCATCGTGA
- the ubiE gene encoding bifunctional demethylmenaquinone methyltransferase/2-methoxy-6-polyprenyl-1,4-benzoquinol methylase UbiE — protein sequence MIDKRPTRVASMFDAIAARYDFLNHLLSVGLDRRWRTQAIRSLHLTGRETVLDVCTGTGDVALAALRARPGAARVVGVDFAGEMLRHAIGKTREPRVAGRIWLVRGDATRLPVPTSSMDAATVAFGIRNVEEPGRALLEMFRVLRTGGRLAILEFSIPRPAVIRAIYLPYFRDVLPRIGRLVSGHLTAYTYLPASVGAFIPSDVMLSLMQECGFTEVRARALTFGVVTLYTGGKP from the coding sequence GTGATCGACAAGCGCCCGACGCGCGTCGCGTCGATGTTCGACGCGATTGCCGCACGCTACGATTTCCTGAACCACCTTCTCAGTGTCGGTCTCGATCGGCGATGGCGCACGCAAGCCATCCGTTCGCTGCACCTCACCGGCCGGGAGACCGTGCTCGATGTCTGCACGGGCACTGGCGACGTGGCGCTCGCGGCGCTCCGGGCTCGTCCTGGGGCCGCTCGTGTGGTCGGCGTCGATTTTGCGGGTGAGATGCTTCGCCACGCGATCGGAAAGACGAGAGAGCCCCGGGTCGCCGGGCGGATCTGGCTGGTGCGCGGCGATGCGACCCGCCTGCCCGTGCCGACGTCCTCCATGGACGCGGCGACGGTTGCGTTCGGGATTCGCAACGTCGAGGAACCGGGGCGAGCGCTGCTAGAGATGTTCCGAGTCCTGCGGACCGGCGGCCGTCTCGCGATTCTCGAATTCAGCATCCCGCGCCCGGCCGTCATCCGGGCTATCTACCTGCCGTACTTTCGCGATGTCCTCCCCCGCATCGGCCGACTCGTGTCCGGTCACCTGACGGCCTACACGTACCTGCCAGCGTCGGTCGGCGCCTTCATCCCGTCGGACGTCATGCTGAGCCTGATGCAGGAGTGCGGCTTCACCGAGGTACGCGCGAGGGCACTGACCTTCGGCGTGGTGACGCTGTACACGGGGGGAAAACCGTAG
- a CDS encoding glycosyltransferase → MRILHLYKDYWPLLGGIENHIRVLAEAQAHRGHEVTVLAANRGWRTRVQDVNGVRVILAARFGTIASTPISPSLYTWLARLEADVVHLHFPHPPGEVARLLIGGAGATVITYHSDIVRQRRLLLAYEPLLRRVLLRADRILVTSPAYAGTSPYLQEFRDKCTVVPLGIELERFEQDRIYSLAAGRARWGLPRDRPVIVFVGRFRYYKGLDYLLRALPLVPDVHVLLVGGGPLLDHLRGITRRLGVTDRVVFTGEVDDSELPACYQVGDVFVLPSHTRAEAFGTSIVEAMAAGLPVISTEIGTGTSWVNQSGLTGLVVPPCDPAALAAAIKSLVDDPGRRSTMGQAGRSRANHLFGASTMVDAVEQVYKEVLGKR, encoded by the coding sequence ATGAGAATACTGCACCTCTACAAGGACTACTGGCCGCTCCTCGGCGGAATCGAGAACCATATCCGGGTCCTCGCCGAGGCTCAGGCGCATCGCGGGCACGAGGTGACGGTGCTGGCAGCGAACCGCGGCTGGCGAACGCGGGTGCAGGACGTCAACGGAGTCCGCGTCATCCTCGCGGCACGGTTCGGCACGATTGCGTCGACGCCGATCAGTCCGAGTCTCTACACGTGGCTCGCGCGCCTGGAGGCCGACGTCGTCCACCTCCACTTTCCTCATCCACCCGGGGAGGTGGCGCGACTGCTGATCGGTGGTGCGGGCGCGACGGTGATCACCTATCACAGTGATATCGTCCGGCAACGCAGGCTGCTCCTGGCATACGAACCGCTTCTTCGCCGCGTGCTCCTCCGCGCAGATCGGATCCTCGTCACGAGCCCCGCGTACGCCGGCACGTCGCCGTACCTGCAGGAGTTTCGGGACAAGTGCACGGTCGTCCCGCTCGGCATCGAACTCGAGCGGTTCGAGCAGGATCGAATCTACTCACTGGCAGCCGGGCGCGCACGGTGGGGCCTGCCGCGCGACCGCCCCGTGATCGTCTTCGTGGGACGGTTTCGCTACTACAAGGGGCTCGACTACCTGCTACGGGCGTTGCCGCTGGTTCCCGATGTGCACGTCCTGCTCGTCGGCGGCGGACCGCTGCTGGACCACCTGCGCGGCATCACGCGACGACTGGGCGTCACCGACCGCGTGGTCTTCACGGGCGAGGTCGACGACAGTGAGTTGCCGGCCTGCTACCAGGTGGGCGACGTCTTCGTGCTCCCCTCGCACACGCGCGCGGAGGCGTTCGGCACGTCGATCGTCGAAGCCATGGCCGCAGGACTGCCCGTCATCAGCACCGAAATTGGTACGGGCACGTCGTGGGTGAACCAATCAGGCCTCACCGGACTGGTCGTACCTCCCTGCGATCCCGCCGCACTGGCCGCCGCCATCAAGTCGCTGGTCGACGACCCCGGCCGCCGCTCCACGATGGGCCAGGCCGGCCGCTCGCGGGCAAATCACCTGTTCGGGGCCTCGACCATGGTGGACGCCGTGGAGCAGGTCTACAAGGAAGTCCTCGGGAAACGGTAG
- a CDS encoding glycosyltransferase family 4 protein, with product MTRVLHIARYTTIPVERRVALMAAEPGFAFWLVRPQPIGGRYDGEAIRNRSVLHGVRTVRVWRPGHAHRAVYQTVAFGMRSVEPDIIHAEEEPDSLAALQILTARRLLAPNARLILNTCQNVDRRKRPWVEWVLHRSLSAADAVVCRNADASTLLRAFGYRRPAPVIPALTLDAGIYHRRNVPRLSDAFTIAFVGRLAPEKGLDTLIQATAMLPSPVILLLVGAGPCHAALAAQAGEAGIGDSVRFVGELDFDQVANLLSAADVLVLPSRSTPVWKEQFGRVLIEAMGCELPIVGSDSGSIPAVLDGNGLLFPENDAVALAAQLRRLRDSSELRQELGRRGRDYVTREHTPEKRARETVDFYRRLLAPPDRLGG from the coding sequence ATGACCCGAGTCCTTCACATCGCTCGGTACACCACGATTCCGGTCGAGCGACGCGTTGCGCTGATGGCGGCGGAACCCGGGTTCGCGTTCTGGCTGGTCCGACCTCAACCGATCGGCGGTCGGTACGACGGCGAGGCGATCCGCAACCGCTCGGTGCTCCACGGTGTCCGAACGGTCCGGGTGTGGCGGCCGGGTCACGCTCACCGAGCGGTGTACCAGACAGTCGCCTTCGGCATGCGGAGCGTGGAGCCTGACATCATCCATGCCGAGGAAGAGCCGGACAGCCTGGCGGCGCTTCAGATCCTGACCGCGCGCCGTCTTCTCGCCCCGAATGCCCGTCTCATCCTGAACACCTGCCAGAACGTCGATCGGCGAAAGCGGCCCTGGGTCGAGTGGGTGCTTCATCGATCGCTGTCGGCCGCGGACGCCGTCGTTTGCCGCAATGCCGACGCGTCGACGCTGCTTCGGGCGTTCGGGTACCGAAGACCGGCTCCGGTCATTCCAGCGCTCACGCTCGACGCCGGCATCTACCACAGGCGGAATGTCCCACGCCTGAGCGACGCCTTCACAATCGCCTTCGTCGGACGGTTGGCGCCCGAGAAGGGACTGGACACCCTGATCCAGGCGACGGCCATGCTGCCGTCGCCGGTGATCCTCCTGCTGGTCGGGGCCGGGCCGTGCCATGCGGCACTCGCGGCTCAGGCGGGTGAGGCCGGAATCGGCGATAGCGTCCGCTTCGTGGGAGAACTCGATTTCGACCAGGTGGCGAATCTGCTCTCCGCAGCGGACGTCCTGGTCCTGCCCTCGCGGTCCACTCCGGTCTGGAAAGAACAATTCGGCCGTGTGCTGATCGAAGCGATGGGCTGCGAGTTGCCGATCGTCGGCTCGGACTCGGGGTCGATTCCGGCGGTGCTCGACGGCAACGGATTGCTCTTCCCCGAGAACGACGCCGTCGCCCTTGCGGCGCAACTGCGCCGCTTGCGCGACTCCTCCGAACTCCGCCAGGAATTGGGACGGCGGGGGCGCGATTACGTCACGCGAGAGCACACGCCGGAGAAACGGGCGCGGGAGACGGTCGACTTCTACCGGCGACTCCTTGCTCCGCCGGATCGGCTGGGGGGGTGA
- a CDS encoding TonB family protein → MYFDFYDDRPDYLLLNRDFARLEELLHLIVAVCAAFFLDIVALVLLIVFATTPASDAAAKKAQQLAVMRQHEAPRFVFMSPRLDTPASQPPLRAEASDKDRLAMARERAKTPTNLLPYSRGNTVERMDQPGTPPSQRMARNEAQPTENSAQRPGPGGQNGQNGGNNGIVQIPGPPINMARSSAPGASGAPGPLGGALGNLQRYVQGEVFDNPGGTGGQPGAAIQFDSKGVEFGPWLRRFIAQIKRNWFVPYAAMAMKGHVVITFNVHKDGSVSELSVPGPCDVEAFNRAAYNALATSNPTYPLPPEYPSEHAFFTVTFFYNEAPPIQQ, encoded by the coding sequence ATGTACTTCGACTTCTATGACGACCGTCCGGACTACCTCCTGCTGAACCGCGATTTTGCGCGGCTGGAGGAGTTGCTCCACCTGATCGTGGCGGTCTGTGCGGCGTTCTTCCTGGACATCGTTGCCCTCGTGCTCCTGATCGTCTTCGCGACCACGCCCGCGTCGGATGCCGCAGCGAAGAAGGCGCAGCAGTTGGCGGTGATGCGCCAGCACGAGGCGCCGCGGTTCGTGTTCATGTCGCCGCGCCTCGATACTCCGGCGAGCCAACCACCGCTGCGCGCGGAGGCGTCGGACAAGGATCGGCTCGCGATGGCGCGCGAGCGGGCGAAGACTCCCACCAACTTGCTCCCGTACTCCCGCGGGAACACCGTGGAACGGATGGATCAACCGGGCACGCCGCCCTCGCAGCGCATGGCACGCAACGAGGCGCAGCCCACCGAGAATTCGGCGCAGCGTCCCGGACCGGGCGGGCAGAACGGGCAGAACGGCGGGAACAACGGTATCGTGCAGATCCCCGGGCCACCGATCAACATGGCTCGCAGTTCGGCCCCCGGCGCGTCGGGCGCGCCGGGGCCGCTCGGTGGTGCGCTCGGCAACCTGCAGCGGTACGTGCAGGGTGAGGTGTTCGACAATCCGGGCGGCACGGGCGGCCAGCCCGGGGCCGCGATCCAGTTCGACTCGAAGGGCGTGGAATTCGGCCCATGGCTCCGCCGATTCATCGCCCAGATCAAGCGGAACTGGTTCGTGCCGTACGCGGCGATGGCGATGAAGGGACACGTGGTCATCACGTTCAACGTCCACAAGGACGGGTCGGTCTCTGAGTTGTCGGTGCCCGGCCCGTGCGATGTCGAGGCGTTCAACCGGGCAGCGTACAACGCCCTGGCCACCTCGAACCCGACGTACCCGCTGCCGCCGGAGTACCCCTCGGAACATGCGTTCTTCACGGTGACCTTCTTCTACAACGAGGCGCCGCCGATCCAGCAGTGA
- the miaA gene encoding tRNA (adenosine(37)-N6)-dimethylallyltransferase MiaA, which yields MPVLIAILGPTAGGKSALALSLAERYDGEVISCDSAAVYRGFDIGTDKVAPGDRRGIPHHLVDVADPTECYTAARFAREAAARVRAVHARGRLPILVGGTGFYYRALTRGLFPGPGRDDRMRDRLRRIAARRGVEFLHGMVRRVDPESAVRIQPRDLVRLVRALEVRFLTGRPLTAHFAATVSPLPDVPVIGLLVQVPATELASRIARRVDDQFARGLVAEAEALLASGVPADAQPFGSLGYRQVLEYLRGDRDVAATHELIVRETRQYSRRQLIWFRKEPNLDSIPGPGDRAAAHRAACQIIDRRLAAMEVHARDEETR from the coding sequence ATGCCCGTTCTCATCGCCATCCTCGGCCCCACCGCCGGGGGAAAGAGCGCGCTCGCGCTGTCGCTGGCCGAGCGGTACGACGGGGAGGTCATCAGTTGCGACTCGGCGGCCGTCTACCGCGGATTCGACATCGGCACCGACAAGGTCGCGCCTGGCGACCGCCGCGGGATCCCGCATCACCTCGTCGACGTGGCCGATCCGACGGAGTGTTACACCGCCGCGCGGTTCGCGCGCGAGGCGGCCGCTCGGGTCCGCGCCGTCCACGCGCGCGGTCGACTGCCCATTCTGGTCGGCGGCACCGGCTTCTACTACAGGGCCCTGACGCGAGGCCTGTTTCCAGGGCCGGGACGGGACGATCGGATGCGCGATCGCCTGCGACGGATTGCGGCCCGGCGCGGAGTCGAGTTCCTGCACGGGATGGTGCGACGCGTCGACCCCGAGTCCGCGGTGCGCATCCAACCGCGCGACCTGGTGCGCCTCGTGCGCGCCCTCGAGGTCCGGTTCCTGACGGGCCGTCCCCTGACCGCGCACTTCGCGGCCACGGTGTCGCCGCTGCCCGATGTCCCCGTCATCGGCCTGCTGGTGCAGGTACCGGCGACGGAACTCGCGTCGCGAATCGCCCGTCGCGTGGACGACCAGTTCGCGCGCGGCCTCGTGGCGGAGGCGGAGGCGCTGCTGGCGAGTGGCGTACCAGCCGACGCACAGCCATTCGGCAGCCTCGGCTACCGACAAGTGCTCGAGTACCTGCGCGGCGACCGGGACGTTGCCGCGACGCACGAGCTGATCGTCCGCGAGACCCGACAGTACTCGCGGCGTCAGTTGATCTGGTTCCGCAAAGAGCCTAACCTAGACTCTATCCCCGGACCCGGTGATCGGGCGGCGGCACATCGCGCCGCGTGCCAGATCATCGACCGGCGTCTCGCCGCGATGGAGGTTCACGCGCGCGACGAGGAGACCCGCTGA
- the hfq gene encoding RNA chaperone Hfq produces MPSTPDTKPVQTSPNIQDAFLNHARRDRVPVRFRLVDGSEFEGRIKNFDRFAVIVEREGTDQLIFKHAIATITASRTINSYYSHQSQ; encoded by the coding sequence ATGCCATCGACACCCGACACGAAGCCGGTCCAGACGAGCCCCAACATCCAGGATGCGTTCCTCAACCATGCCCGTCGCGACAGAGTGCCGGTTCGCTTCCGGCTCGTGGACGGCTCGGAGTTCGAAGGGCGGATCAAGAACTTCGACCGGTTCGCGGTCATCGTCGAGCGCGAAGGCACGGACCAGCTGATCTTCAAGCACGCGATCGCCACGATCACGGCGTCCCGCACGATCAACAGCTACTACAGCCATCAGTCCCAGTGA
- a CDS encoding phosphopentomutase, whose translation MTTSPFSRVIVIVLDSVGIGELPDAADYGDRGSNTLGNIARRVDLQVPALRALGLGRLVDLRGDPAPPAPAAAVGRMAERSPGKDSVTGHWELMGLGLEHAFPVFPHGFPEDTIREFERRIGRSTLGNTVASGTVIIEELGPRHIETGSPIVYTSADSVFQIAAHEDVIPVAELYRECEIAYDMLVKGIGLGRIIARPFVGASGSFRRTSNRRDFAIPPAGETLLDRVKAAGLPVFAIGKIEDLFAGHGITRAVHTASDDEGMDQVERAMQEIERGLVFANLVDFDTQYGHRNNVEGYALNLERFDARLSELLPRLRPDDLLILTADHGNDPTTPSTDHAREYVPVLAVGPRVRRGVDLGTRTTFADLGQTLAEVFGVGPLAHGTSFLRDIR comes from the coding sequence GTGACGACGTCGCCATTCTCTCGGGTTATCGTGATCGTGCTCGACAGCGTCGGGATCGGGGAATTGCCCGACGCGGCCGACTACGGCGACCGGGGCAGCAACACCCTGGGCAACATCGCCCGGCGGGTCGATCTGCAGGTTCCCGCGCTGCGCGCACTTGGCCTGGGTCGCCTCGTGGATCTTCGCGGCGATCCGGCACCGCCGGCACCCGCCGCGGCCGTCGGCCGAATGGCCGAGCGGTCGCCGGGCAAGGATTCGGTCACCGGGCACTGGGAGTTGATGGGGCTCGGGCTCGAGCACGCCTTTCCGGTGTTCCCTCACGGTTTCCCCGAGGATACGATTCGCGAGTTCGAACGGCGAATAGGCCGCTCGACGCTCGGCAACACGGTCGCGTCCGGGACGGTCATCATCGAGGAACTGGGGCCGAGGCACATCGAAACGGGGTCGCCAATCGTCTACACCTCGGCCGACAGCGTCTTCCAGATTGCGGCGCACGAGGACGTGATTCCCGTGGCCGAGCTCTACCGCGAGTGTGAAATCGCGTACGACATGCTGGTAAAGGGGATCGGCCTCGGCCGGATCATCGCGCGGCCGTTCGTGGGTGCGTCTGGTTCGTTCCGCCGCACGTCCAACCGTCGCGACTTCGCGATTCCCCCGGCCGGTGAGACGCTGCTCGATCGCGTCAAGGCGGCCGGTCTCCCCGTGTTCGCGATCGGGAAGATCGAAGACCTGTTCGCCGGCCACGGCATCACGCGCGCCGTGCACACCGCATCGGACGACGAGGGCATGGATCAGGTCGAGCGCGCCATGCAGGAGATCGAGCGCGGCCTCGTGTTCGCCAACCTGGTGGACTTCGACACGCAGTACGGTCACCGGAACAACGTCGAGGGATATGCGCTCAACCTCGAACGCTTCGATGCCCGGCTGTCCGAGTTGCTGCCCCGGCTGCGCCCCGATGATCTGCTGATCCTCACCGCCGACCACGGCAACGATCCGACGACGCCCAGCACGGATCACGCCCGTGAGTACGTGCCGGTCCTGGCGGTCGGGCCCCGCGTCCGCCGCGGTGTGGATCTCGGTACCAGAACGACGTTTGCCGATCTCGGACAGACCCTCGCCGAGGTGTTCGGTGTCGGACCGCTGGCCCACGGGACCAGTTTTCTGCGCGACATCCGCTGA
- a CDS encoding deoxyguanosinetriphosphate triphosphohydrolase — MTIREDLEARERQFLAPQAARSSETRGRLREEPEDDIRPVFQRDRDRIIHCKAFRRLKHKTQVFFSPAGDHYRTRLTHTLEVSQIARTIAKALHLNEDLTEAIALGHDLGHTPFGHWGERVLNDLVPGGFDHVSQSLRVVDVLERGGLGLNLTWEVRDGILRHSKGKSGAPVGGDGLASTLEGQTIRISDLIAYVNHDTDDAMRAGLLTEGDLPREALALLGHSPSDRIGHMVKDVIATTASSGLDGIRMGEETLAATLELRAFLFRTVYENDLSTVEFRKAAGVLGGLWEKIRARPEEFLDGKTTERDGVDAAARDFLAGMTDRYAVGLFELLFIPKPWVEVPRDWAGD, encoded by the coding sequence ATGACGATCCGGGAAGACCTCGAGGCGCGTGAGCGTCAATTCCTCGCACCGCAGGCGGCGCGGAGCTCGGAGACCCGCGGACGCCTGCGCGAGGAGCCGGAGGATGACATCCGTCCGGTCTTCCAGCGGGACCGCGACCGCATCATCCACTGCAAGGCATTTCGTCGGCTGAAGCACAAGACGCAGGTCTTCTTCTCGCCGGCAGGCGATCACTACCGTACGCGGCTCACGCACACGCTGGAGGTGTCACAGATCGCGCGGACCATCGCCAAGGCCCTGCACCTGAACGAGGACCTCACCGAGGCGATCGCGCTCGGCCACGATCTCGGCCACACGCCGTTCGGCCACTGGGGCGAACGCGTGCTCAACGATCTGGTGCCGGGCGGCTTCGACCACGTGTCGCAGAGCCTCCGGGTGGTGGACGTGTTGGAGCGCGGCGGGCTGGGCCTGAACCTCACCTGGGAAGTGCGCGACGGCATCCTGCGGCACTCGAAGGGCAAGTCCGGCGCCCCGGTTGGCGGCGACGGACTCGCCTCGACGCTCGAAGGACAGACGATCCGGATCTCGGACCTCATCGCCTACGTCAACCACGACACCGACGATGCGATGCGGGCGGGGCTGCTGACCGAAGGCGACCTCCCGAGGGAGGCCCTGGCGCTGCTCGGGCATTCGCCTTCCGACCGGATCGGCCACATGGTCAAGGACGTCATTGCGACCACCGCCTCGTCGGGACTCGACGGGATCCGGATGGGCGAGGAGACGCTGGCCGCCACGCTCGAGTTGCGCGCGTTCTTGTTCCGCACGGTCTACGAGAATGACCTCTCGACGGTCGAGTTCCGGAAGGCGGCGGGCGTACTCGGCGGGCTCTGGGAGAAGATCCGGGCGCGTCCCGAGGAGTTCCTCGACGGCAAGACGACCGAGCGCGACGGGGTCGACGCGGCGGCGCGCGACTTCCTGGCCGGGATGACCGACCGCTACGCTGTCGGGCTCTTCGAGTTGCTCTTCATCCCCAAGCCCTGGGTCGAGGTTCCCAGGGACTGGGCGGGGGACTGA
- a CDS encoding DUF177 domain-containing protein: MQLDLSQFREARARFDRTYPASAFPTTEEDAYRVDAPVRLSFDLFKDGHQFHLVGRVEATLGLSCGRCLESYALRVDAAFDLLYLPHTTNVGEGEVEVEDDDLTTAFYHEEEIDLGQLVREQFYLALPMKPLCRESCRGLCPECGTNLNTEPCNCVQHWTDPRWKGLRSLLDNGDRKD, encoded by the coding sequence ATGCAGCTCGATCTCAGTCAGTTCCGAGAGGCGCGCGCCCGGTTCGATCGCACCTACCCGGCGTCGGCGTTTCCGACGACCGAGGAGGACGCGTACCGCGTGGACGCGCCCGTGCGCCTGTCGTTCGACCTGTTCAAGGACGGTCACCAGTTCCATCTGGTCGGCCGTGTCGAGGCGACCCTTGGCCTGTCGTGCGGGCGCTGTCTGGAGTCGTACGCGCTGCGGGTGGACGCCGCCTTCGACCTGCTGTATCTGCCCCACACGACGAACGTGGGCGAGGGTGAAGTCGAGGTCGAAGACGACGATCTGACGACGGCGTTCTACCACGAGGAGGAGATCGACCTCGGCCAACTCGTGCGGGAGCAGTTCTATCTGGCGCTGCCGATGAAGCCGTTGTGTCGCGAGTCCTGCCGCGGCCTCTGCCCCGAGTGCGGGACGAATCTGAATACGGAACCGTGCAACTGCGTGCAACATTGGACCGATCCCCGGTGGAAGGGGTTGCGGTCGCTCCTCGATAACGGGGACCGGAAGGACTGA
- the rpmF gene encoding 50S ribosomal protein L32: MPNPKRRHSKSRTAKRRTHDALTPVVLAGCPQCHEAKLSHRVCPHCGYYRGRQVREVKEG, encoded by the coding sequence ATGCCGAATCCAAAGCGACGACACTCGAAATCGCGCACCGCGAAGCGGCGCACGCACGACGCCCTCACGCCCGTGGTGCTGGCCGGTTGCCCGCAGTGCCACGAGGCCAAGCTCTCGCACCGGGTCTGTCCGCACTGCGGGTACTACCGCGGACGGCAGGTGCGGGAAGTCAAAGAAGGGTAG
- the plsX gene encoding phosphate acyltransferase PlsX, whose product MIRIAVDAMGGDLGPETIVSGALAAARDDRSLALTLIGQEDRLRAAMGASADAAALDVRIVPASDVIGMGEPPTAALRRRPNASIRVAAAEVASGRAAALFSAGNTGATVMAAHAAFGMLKGADRPALATTIPTRLGVAVLLDVGANVDCRPQHLVQFAAMGRVYARLALGIEAPRIGLLSIGEEENKGNDLTREAHRLLKAGDLTFIGNIEARDIYAGRADVVVCDGFTGNIALKVSEGLVELIGDVLREGLAGFGLDASSPPGREAFDLFHTRVDYSEYGGAPLLGVAGLAVVGHGRSSAKAVRQGIKAAQRFAAGGFIARLQQDIIACSAGHQ is encoded by the coding sequence ATGATCCGGATTGCCGTGGACGCCATGGGCGGCGATCTCGGCCCTGAGACGATTGTCTCGGGGGCGCTCGCCGCGGCGCGCGATGACAGGTCGCTGGCGCTGACGCTCATCGGGCAGGAGGACCGCCTCCGCGCCGCGATGGGGGCGTCCGCGGATGCCGCCGCGCTCGACGTCCGCATCGTGCCCGCCAGCGACGTCATCGGGATGGGCGAACCGCCGACCGCTGCGCTGCGTCGTCGTCCGAACGCGTCGATTCGCGTGGCGGCGGCCGAGGTGGCGTCGGGGCGCGCGGCCGCTCTGTTCAGCGCCGGCAACACCGGGGCGACGGTCATGGCCGCGCATGCCGCATTCGGCATGTTGAAGGGCGCCGACCGACCGGCATTGGCCACGACGATTCCCACGCGGCTGGGCGTTGCCGTGCTGTTGGACGTGGGCGCGAACGTCGACTGCCGGCCCCAACACCTCGTTCAGTTCGCGGCGATGGGTCGGGTGTATGCGCGGCTCGCACTCGGGATCGAGGCGCCTCGTATCGGTCTGCTGTCGATCGGCGAGGAAGAGAACAAGGGCAACGATCTGACGCGCGAGGCGCATCGCCTGCTGAAAGCGGGCGACCTCACGTTCATCGGCAACATCGAGGCCCGGGATATCTACGCCGGGCGCGCCGACGTCGTCGTCTGCGACGGGTTCACCGGCAATATCGCGCTCAAGGTGAGCGAGGGACTCGTCGAGTTGATCGGCGACGTGCTGCGTGAGGGGCTCGCGGGCTTCGGTCTGGATGCCTCCTCGCCTCCCGGACGCGAGGCCTTCGACCTGTTCCACACGCGCGTGGACTACTCGGAGTACGGGGGGGCGCCGCTGCTCGGCGTGGCCGGGCTCGCGGTCGTGGGACACGGCCGGTCGTCGGCAAAGGCCGTCCGCCAGGGCATCAAGGCGGCGCAGCGGTTTGCGGCGGGCGGGTTCATCGCACGCCTTCAACAGGACATCATCGCGTGCAGTGCGGGGCATCAGTGA